One genomic window of Vibrio ziniensis includes the following:
- a CDS encoding amino acid ABC transporter substrate-binding protein → MKLKAVGLVVSGLLSVGFSTSSYANLKDDIIQRGTLKCGISSDKMGFSYINDQGKWTGMDVDYCRAVAAAVLGDPEKVEYITTTSKNRFTSLASGEIDILSRSTTWTVSRDAKLGADFTTIWFYDGQGFMTRKSLGVKSAAELDGATFCLSPGTTSEHNLADYFGAKGLTYRSVVFEKTEELYAAYQKGRCDALTNDVTGLAARRTLFKDPDEHIILPEIISKEPLGAYVKQGDNEWRDIVTMVGNALIEAEELNVTQQNAKELAKSSAKPAIKRLLGTEGSLGTDLGLKQDWALKAIEATGNYGEIFAHHVGLNSPLKFERGANALYTNGGLMYAPPFR, encoded by the coding sequence ATGAAACTAAAAGCTGTAGGGCTCGTTGTATCAGGATTATTGTCAGTTGGATTTTCAACTAGCAGTTATGCAAATCTTAAAGATGATATTATTCAACGTGGCACACTGAAATGTGGCATTTCAAGCGACAAAATGGGTTTTTCTTACATCAATGACCAAGGCAAATGGACAGGGATGGATGTGGATTACTGTCGCGCCGTTGCTGCCGCTGTTTTAGGTGATCCAGAAAAAGTTGAATACATTACAACCACTTCGAAAAACCGCTTCACATCTTTAGCTTCTGGCGAAATTGATATCCTTTCTCGATCTACCACGTGGACCGTATCTCGCGATGCAAAGCTAGGGGCTGACTTCACCACGATTTGGTTCTACGACGGTCAGGGGTTCATGACTCGTAAGTCGCTCGGTGTTAAATCGGCAGCTGAGCTGGACGGCGCGACATTCTGCCTCTCTCCAGGTACTACTTCTGAGCACAACCTTGCAGACTACTTTGGAGCTAAAGGTCTGACATACCGTTCTGTTGTATTTGAAAAGACCGAAGAGCTTTATGCGGCCTACCAAAAAGGACGCTGTGATGCTTTGACCAATGACGTAACTGGATTGGCTGCTCGTCGTACCCTGTTTAAAGATCCTGATGAGCACATCATTCTTCCTGAGATCATTTCAAAAGAACCTCTTGGTGCTTACGTAAAACAGGGCGACAACGAATGGCGTGACATCGTCACTATGGTGGGTAACGCGCTTATTGAAGCCGAAGAGTTAAATGTTACTCAACAAAATGCGAAAGAATTGGCGAAGTCATCGGCTAAGCCAGCAATTAAACGCCTTCTTGGTACTGAAGGCAGCCTTGGTACAGATTTAGGCTTGAAGCAAGATTGGGCACTTAAGGCGATTGAAGCGACAGGCAACTACGGTGAGATTTTTGCGCACCACGTTGGCCTTAACTCGCCACTGAAATTTGAACGAGGTGCGAATGCTCTTTACACCAATGGCGGCCTAATGTACGCCCCTCCTTTCCGTTAA
- a CDS encoding amino acid ABC transporter permease produces the protein MQLKLTKGTLIDWGQQAVLLITVTLLFWYLGTNASENIAKLGITTGFDFLGERAGYDITFSLIDYDQNDTYLQAYYVGVANTLLVSFLSIILATILGFVIGVGRVSNNWVISRLCRGYVEFIRNVPLVVQLVWWYALFLSLPAIRNSIQLGDNIYLSNRGLAIPHLSLAGWGGYVFLALLASCCAAFFYRRAVIQKVQWVGFNPILWPRLLAIVVSLPILVIIITVVSGNFEYSTPKLTGFNFQGGMIVIPELVALWIALSFYSASYIAEIVRGCIQSISKGQHEAGKALGFNDSTIMWKLIVPQAVYPMVPQITSVYLNIIKNSSLGVVIGFMELVSSTGGTTLNNTGQAIECILIVMGTYCVFSLVTSLLMNWYNSHVAVGK, from the coding sequence ATGCAATTAAAACTAACCAAAGGCACCTTGATAGATTGGGGCCAGCAAGCCGTACTCTTAATCACGGTAACTCTCTTATTCTGGTACTTAGGTACCAATGCTTCTGAAAACATTGCCAAATTAGGCATAACCACAGGTTTTGATTTTCTCGGTGAACGAGCAGGCTACGACATTACTTTCAGCCTGATTGACTACGACCAAAATGATACTTACTTGCAAGCCTACTATGTGGGTGTTGCCAACACGCTACTGGTCTCCTTTTTGAGTATTATTCTGGCAACCATTCTTGGCTTTGTTATCGGCGTCGGTCGCGTATCGAATAACTGGGTGATCAGCCGTCTATGTCGTGGTTATGTTGAGTTTATTCGTAACGTACCTCTCGTCGTTCAACTGGTATGGTGGTATGCCCTGTTTCTCAGCTTGCCTGCAATTCGAAACAGCATTCAGTTGGGTGATAACATTTATCTTTCTAACCGTGGTTTAGCCATTCCACACTTATCATTGGCTGGCTGGGGTGGTTATGTATTTCTTGCTCTACTCGCGTCATGCTGCGCAGCTTTTTTCTATCGCAGAGCGGTAATTCAAAAGGTTCAGTGGGTTGGATTTAACCCAATTCTTTGGCCACGCCTTTTGGCTATTGTGGTTTCGTTACCAATCCTTGTGATCATCATTACTGTGGTTTCTGGAAACTTCGAATACAGCACCCCGAAACTTACTGGATTCAACTTTCAAGGCGGGATGATTGTTATTCCAGAACTGGTCGCGTTGTGGATTGCACTCTCTTTTTACAGTGCTAGCTACATTGCAGAAATCGTTCGTGGTTGTATCCAGTCAATATCAAAAGGTCAGCACGAAGCAGGAAAGGCTCTTGGATTTAACGATTCAACCATCATGTGGAAATTGATTGTTCCTCAAGCCGTTTACCCTATGGTTCCGCAAATCACCAGTGTCTATCTGAACATCATTAAGAACTCATCTTTGGGTGTTGTGATTGGCTTTATGGAACTGGTCTCCTCGACTGGCGGAACAACGTTGAA